One Xenopus tropicalis strain Nigerian chromosome 8, UCB_Xtro_10.0, whole genome shotgun sequence genomic window carries:
- the LOC105948083 gene encoding olfactory receptor 1361, with protein MVFFTMYLLTILGNLAILFCIVYDQHLHLPMYYFLSNLSLVDICLTSSTISTLLSSLFFNHLLVSFPSCIAQMYCFVSFGNLENNLLAVMAYDRYVAICSPLQYYMKMKHRLCIALVFLSWVAACLHSLLHTLMVATLEYTGVKQVNHFFCEISQVLAISDSDTSVNFLLIFTEGAVSVGAPFICIIMSYFCIVRTIVQMHSADGRSKAFSTCSSHLTAVCLFYGTIAAVYFLPSTTASLLNGRLATIGHTLLTPLLNPFIYGLRNKAIKTVFRKLFLGKLRHMFIRINDYN; from the coding sequence ATGGTTTTCTTTACCATGTACCTACTGACCATTCTGGGAAATCTGGCCATCTTGTTCTGTATTGTGTATGACCAACACCTCCACTTGCCTATGTACTACTTCCTAAGTAACCTGTCACTGGTTGACATCTGCTTAACTTCCAGCACCATTTCTACACTCCTATCTTCTCTGTTCTTCAACCATCTATTGGTGAGCTTTCCTTCTTGCATAGCACAAATGTATTGCTTTGTCTCCTTTGGAAACCTGGAAAACAACCTCTTGGCTGTTATGGCGTATGACCGTTATGTAGCAATTTGCAGCCCATTACAGTACTATATGAAGATGAAACATAGATTGTGCATAGCACTGGTATTCCTTTCATGGGTAGCAGCCTGCTTACACTCCTTGCTGCATACCCTCATGGTGGCCACTCTGGAATACACAGGGGTAAAGCAGGTTAATCACTTTTTCTGTGAAATATCTCAAGTCCTGGCAATCTCTGATTCAGATACTTCTGTTAACTTCTTGCTTATTTTCACTGAGGGAGCTGTATCTGTGGGCGCCCcttttatttgcattattatgTCCTATTTCTGCATAGTTCGGACCATTGTCCAAATGCATTCTGCAGATGGAAGGAGCAAAGCCTTCTCAACTTGTTCATCTCATCTAACTGCTGTTTGCCTCTTCTATGGGACCATTGCTGCTGTGTACTTCTTACCCTCAACAACTGCTTCTCTGTTGAATGGGAGATTGGCAACTATAGGCCACACTCTGCTCACACCATTGTTAAACCCTTTCATTTATGGCCTGAGAAATAAGGCTATAAAAACTGTGTTTAGAAAGCTATTTTTGGGCAAGCTTAGACATATGTTTATAAGAATAAATGATTACAATTAA
- the LOC116406788 gene encoding olfactory receptor 1L6-like translates to MDSFLLAIMALDRCAAVCRPLHYYSIMSRRTCACLITLSWVIVCLHSTLFTLMTFYLPFCSWVVHHFFCDVPAILLLSCRDTSAQQMVVFVEGSVIVMGPMLFILGSYILIIRAVLRLRTPSGRNRTFSTCSSHLTVVVIFYSSIIFMYFRPSSLYSPVYDRGVSVVYSVLTPVLNPLIYSLRNKEVKAAVKGILHCGEKKKGIKAGKSLGRRTWFLA, encoded by the exons ATGGATAGCTTCCTACTAGCTATTATGGCCCTGGATCGCTGTGCTGCAGTATGTCGACCTCTGCATTACTACTCTATCATGAGTAGAAGGACATGTGCCTGCCTGATCACTTTGTCCTGGGTTATTGTCTGCCTCCACTCAACCTTGTTCACATTAATGACATTCTATCTCCCATTCTGTTCTTGGGTTGTTCATCACTTCTTTTGTGATGTGCCAGCCATTCTACTGCTTTCCTGCAGAGATACATCTGCTCAACAAATGGTTGTCTTTGTTGAAGGTTCAGTTATTGTTATGGGCCCCATGTTGTTTATTTTAGGCTCCTACATTCTAATCATTAGAGCTGTGTTAAGGCTACGTACCCCCTCTGGAAGAAATAGGACCTTCTCCACATGTTCCTCTCACCTTACTGTTGTAGTAATCTTCTACAGCTCTATAATTTTCATGTATTTTCGACCGAGTTCCCTTTACTCACCTGTGTATGACAGAGGGGTCAGTGTGGTATATAGTGTCCTTACACCAGTGCTTAATCCTCTTATATATAGCCTAAGAAACAAAGAAGTTAAAGCAGCTGTAAAGGGGATTCTACATTGtggagaaaagaaaaagggaatcaaagCAGGAAAGAGCTTGGGG AGAAGAACATGGTTTTTGGCCTAG